Genomic segment of Mastomys coucha isolate ucsf_1 unplaced genomic scaffold, UCSF_Mcou_1 pScaffold5, whole genome shotgun sequence:
aaacaaaaaacaaaaaacaaaaaacaaaacaaaacaaaaaagactaaaTAGCTTCAATATGTAGATCAATTGGTTAGCCTCGACCTCAGatctgctctcctctgcctcccggatgctgagattaaaggtctgAGCCCCCACACATggcatttattaattttgacaAGAGGAAGAATCCATGGATGATGGAGGGTGGACGGGTAGATGACAGAGTGGGTGATAGAACGGGTGGctcccacctgtaatcccaacacttgggagatagagacaggaagattaggatgtgaaggctagccttggctactaCTGAGTATTATACCACTGTGGACTAAAGACTGTGTTACAAAGGGGGGAAAACAATGCATAGGGAGATGGATGGAAGGCTATGAGTCGGGAAGGTGGAGATGACAGGGAAGAATAGTAGACAGTAGTTAAGAAGATGAGCAAATGGTTAGGGAGATGGCTGGCGAGATTATGAAAGGGAGGTGGATAGATGAGTGGGTGAGCTCGTGTTTGCTGTGAGCATCATTCCGGATGCACGTAGGAGGGCACTCAGGTAGGGTGGAGGAACATCCAGGAATCCTGAGTGTGGGAGTTGGATAGGGGTCACTCAGGGAGAGACACTAGGATTTGATTTTCCTCCTTACTACCAGGAAGAGGGCGTCCGAGTCTCTATACTGCTGTTTAAGGAAGTGGAGCTGGCCTTGAGCATCAACAGTGGCTACAGCAAAAGGACGCTGATGCTGCTGCACCCCAACATAAAGGTGACGTTCAGGCCTGAGTCCCTTCCCACAACCACAGCCACTTCTTGTCCTCTTCAACCCTTCCTCTCCTGAAAAGTCTCATCCTCTGTCCtaccctcctctgtcctctcactTAAGCCATCCCCCATGTACATGTTCACCCTACTCTAGGTGATGCGACACCCAGACCTTGTGACACTGTGGGCCCATCACGAGAAGCTCCTGGTAGTAGACCAAGCAGTGGCGTTCTTGGGCGGGCTGGACCTGGCCTTCGGCCGCTGGGATGATGTGCAGTACCGACTGACTGACCTGGGGGACCCCTCTGAATCTGCAGATTCACGGGTAATTGCCCCAGGGCTATCCTGAGTCCCCCACCTCACACACCTGCACCCTCCTGCCCCCGCAAACCCAGGTTCTCCAAACTTGCACCTTTCCCAGAACTGCCGACCTCTAGGCTTCCTCAGCCTTTCAGAGGCTCCAAGGAGCTACTTGTGGTTGTcgtttctgagacagaatctaaCTGGATAGTTCAAACTATCCTCAAATTTGTCACCTTCCTATCACAGCTTCCAgattgctgagattataggcatgtgccacaatgtTGGTTAAGATTTACCTTTCAAAATACTACAACCAGCTTGTCACTTGgtccacatctgtaattccagcgcTAAGGAAGCTCAGGCAGGAAGGATTTCAAgtttatggccagcctgggctataccatgtgaccctatctcaaaaaaaaaaaaaaatctaaaactccctctcttccttcatttttacTGACTCTAACTGCAGTTGAAGGGGGAGGCTGAGGGATCAGACTCTCTGGTGCAGTGCACATGTCTTCTCTCTGGCCTTGCTGTAATCTCACCTTGCCTGGCTCTGGTGTACTCTTCATACAGACTCCCACACCGGGTTCAGACCCTGCAGCCACTCCAGACCTCTCACATAACCAATTCTGGCTGGGAAAGGACTACAGCAACCTCATCACCAAGGACTGGGTGCATCTGGACCGGCCTTTTGAAGGTGGGGCTCCCTTCCTCCAAATCCTCCAGGAGCTGGCAGCTGGAACAGAAGATAGGATGAAATGGGTTGGGAAGAGTACAGCCTTCCCTTTGGAAGGCTCCTCCTCTgaatcttcttccttttcctccttgtgttagttaaggttactattgctgtgatgaaacaccaggaccaaaagcaaatcggagaggaaagggtttatttggcttatgtttccatatcactgttcatcactagAGGAAGTTAGGAtaggagctcaagcagggcaggaacctggaagcaggagctaatgcagaggtcatggagggatgctgcttactggttcaTTCCACATGGATCGCTCAGTCTTCTTTCTTACAGGACTGCCACCCCAGAgggaccacccacaatggactgggccctcccacatcaatcactaactatAAATGCCTGTCAGGCTTGCCCAGTCTTATGGAGAcatcttctcaattgagatttcctcctctctgatgactctagcttgagtcaagtttACATGAAACTAGGCTAGCAACAAGTATCCTCAAAACACCAGCCCTAATGTCTCTCTCCACTCTCCTGGGACTCCCAGATTTCATTGACAGGGAGACTACACCCAGgatgccatggagggatgttggaGTGGTTGTACATGGAGTAGCTGCCCGGGACCTTGCCCGACACTTCATCCAGCGCTGGAATTTCACCAAGGTGCTGACTCCTTCCAAAGGGCctcaaggggagggagggaggagccaggTTCAGCCTACCACCTTCTACTGACTCTGCTATTCCTCACGGCAGACTACCAAGGCCAGGTACAAGATACCTGTGTACCCCTACCTGCTGCCCAAGTCCACCAGCACTGCAAACCATCTCCCCTTCATAATCCCAGGCGGGCAGTGTGCCACTGTGCAGGTGACAGTCCTGATCAGCCAgcaacctccctccctcccatcagcTCATCTGCTACCTATTCTCCCTGAGAGTACCTCCCATTCCCCCTGCACCCAACCTCcccccctccatccttcctctccaGGACTTAAACACCACATCGTATTCACCATCCCATAGGTTTTGAGGTCTGTGGATCGATGGTCAGCAGGGACTTTGGAGAACTCCATCCTCAATGCCTACCTACATACCATCCGAGAGAGCCAGCACTTTCTCTACATTGAGGTCTGACTAAGGCAACAGCagagggatggggggggggggcagggggagtggCAGTAGGATCAGTCTTTGAGGGCTGGCCTGGCTGGATATGAAGCAAATGCAGGGTCTCAGACTGGAGCTAAATGTCAGAGCCGGGATGCTGATGTCTCTCTCTTTGATCCCTGCCCCAGAATCAGTTCTTCATTAGCTGCTCAGATGGACGTACGGTTCTGAACAAGGTGGGCGATGAGATTGTGGACAGAATCCTGAAGGCTCATGAGTAAGGAAGGTGGAGGGGGTAGGGGTGAGGAaggtggaagggggaggggtggggcatTGGTTAAGCCCAGATGGAGGGGTGGagtttgttggggggggggaactaGCTCACTTCTATTTGTCTCCCAGACAGGGCCAGTGTTTCCGGGTCTACTTGCTTCTGCCCCTGCTCCCTGGCTTTGAGGGGGACATCTCCACAGGGGGTGGTAACTCCATCCAGGCTATTCTGCACTTCACCTACAGGTGACCCACTCCCTGCCAGCCAGATTCACCCTTCCTGGCCCCATCACACCAGCACCCTTGCCACCCTATCCTGATCCCTTCCTACGGGAACTTTAGGTCTGACTCTCCTAGCTcttcccctgctcctcctcctcctcctcctcctccagcctctgcctccttcactctttcttttctctcaggaCCCTGTGTCGTGGGGAATATTCAATCTTACATCGTCTCaaagcagccagtgagtgctggGGGCTCAATCCCTGGACCCCTGGCAGGGAGGCAGCTTGGGTAGCTGGAGTCCCGGGAGCTGGGGAAGGAAACTGTCATTCTTGCATGCTATTCAGACTACAGTTGTCTTTTCACTGCTGAATGAGAGGTGGGATGGAGCCCCATCTGCTCACCGAGGACACCTCTCCCTTCACtgctcctcccccatctctcatGTACAGTGGGGACAGCCTGGCGGGATTACATGTCCATCTGTGGGCTTCGCACACATGGAGAACTGGGCGGGCACCCGATCTCTGAGCTCATCTACATCCACAGCAAGATGCTCATTGCAGATGACAGAACAGTCATCATTGGTCAGTGCTGCTGCAGGTCTTATGTCGAGAGAGGGTCTGGGAGGGTCAGAGGGTGGGCGATACAGAGTTGCAGCTGGAGCTCACTGGAGGAGCATCAGGCTAGTGCTCTGGTAAAGGTGATGAGGAGATGGGAAGACCCCACCTTGGCCCAAGCAGACAATGTGCCTTTGAACCCAGGTTCTGCGAACATCAATGACAGGAGCTTGCTGGGGAAGCGTGATAGTGAGCTAGCCATACTGATTGAGGACACCGAAATGGAATCATCCCTCATGGATGGGGTGGAGTACCAGGCAGGCAGATTTGCCTTGAGTTTGAGGAAGCACTGTTTCAGGTAGGAGTTGGGGAGTGTGGGTGGATGTGGAGGCATTGGGAGGGGCTGCCTTTTGAGCTATATGTGAGGGTTTCCTAGATCTGGTATTAGATTTCTTCCCAGACTAATTCAGTTAAGGTATCAGccaactaaaaaaataaaaagtaaaaaacgaTATCAGCCAActaggaacacacacaaaaagaaaaaaaaaacaaactttaatgtatacttattttatttatatgaatacatactgtagctgtcttcagacacaccagaagagggcatcagatcccattacagatggttgtgagccaccatgtggttgctgggaactaaactcaggacctctggaagagcagccagtgctcttaactgctgagccatctcttcagcactaagaaaaaaaaatgttgcatggttttatatttttgaaacaagaaGTTGCCATGTAGCagaggctcaccttgaactcggatcctcctgcctctggcttccaagtgctgggattatagacacaaATTATCATGCCCAACTAaagtaattgttttttaaaacatcaaagtaAGGGGtgggtggtggcggcggcggcagcagcagcagcaacagtggtgcatgatcccagtacttgggagccagaggcaagcagatccctggttcaaagccagcctggcctacagagctgttctaggacaaccagggcttacacagagaaattctgtctccaaaaaaaaaaaaaggcaaaaaacaaacaaaaaatcaaaataaagataaatcaaaGCTCCAACAGGTTTGATGACACTTACTGTTCCTGTTTATCACATCTGTTTTGAAGTACCAAGTGTTCAGATTCTTTAAGGATCTTAATTTGACCCATTGGGACCATTCTTCCATAGTGTGATTCTTGGGGCAGATGCTCGGCCAGACCTGGATCTCCGAGACCCTGTCTGTGATGACTTCTTCCAGCTATGGCAAGAAACAGCGGAGAACAATGCCACCATCTATGAGCAGGTCGAAGCTGCCAGGAAGGGAACTGAGGAACCGATGGGTTGCCCTTCGAGGAAGGGAGATAGGGGACTGGGGAGCATTTTCTATTAGGATTCGGTAGCCCAGGGCTACTGAGAGGTGGTACAGGGAATGAGCAGCCCAGGCAGCTCAGAGTCCAGGGGACGTAATGATCCtaacccttccttccctcatgtcctctctcccaccccagaTCTTCCGCTGCCTGCCGTCCAATGCTACCCGTTCCCTGCGGGCTCTCCGGGAGTACGTGGCTGTGGAATCCTTGGCTACAGTCAGCCCTTCCCTGGCTCAGTCAGAGCTTGCCCACATCCAGGGCCACCTAGTTCACTTTCCCCTCAAGTTTCTGGAGGACGAGTCTTTGTTGCCCCCGCTGGGGAGCAAAGAGGGGATGATACCTTTAGAAGTGTGGACATAGCTGAGGCTTCCGCTCAGCGGCAGCCGTTGGGCCCCATCGTGCCTGGATCCTTGCCCCAAACCCTGAGTTCTGAGGGCGGTGCCCTTCGATCCTTGGGGAGGACATCTCTGAGGACTCCTAGAGAATCACAGAGGACCTTTACTTGAGAAGTAGCCAAAAGGAGCACTCCCAAGCCTGGcctggggaggcaggagagagttcTAGAGAGGTTTGCCTTCCTGCCACCATGTTCAAACCACTACACCATAGAACCCTAGCCCTTCGAGGAGGCCTGAGGGCAAGCCTTTTCTCCCAGGAAAGGGACTCCTGCCCTGGGACTTCTTCATCTCACTCTTCCTCCTGCCCTTGAACAACCCCCTCCATGCCCCAAGGCCTCTCCCAGCCCACTGCTGCAAAGATGGAGTGAGTGTGGAGCCACTGTGACTGCAGTCTCCACCAATGGTGGTGGGGAAGACACCGTAACTGCCTCCGCCAGCCTGCTGACAGACACTAACTTTGTACCAGTTCATCATGcatttcataaataaaagtgTAGAAAAGACCCATGCCTCTTCTTGGAGATGAGTGTTGTCTTATGTGCTCCCTGCCTGGACACCCATCCTCACCTTCTctgtctcactttttttttttttttttcgaagacagggtttctcagtgtagctgtggctgtcctgggacttactctATGGACCAGGTTAGCCTccaactaagaaatccacctgtctctgcctcccaagtgctgggattaaaggtgtgtgccatcactgcccggcttctgCCTCATTTCTAACTTCTTTCTTCTACCTGTATCtgtgcaatctctctctctctctctctctctctcNNNNNNNNNNtctctctctctctctctctctctctctcaatttctcCCATTCTGGGAGTATAGGTTGATTtccaagacagtttctctgtgtagccctggctgccctggaactcactctgtagacaaggctgccctcaaacttggagagatccgtctgcctctgcctcctgagtgatcaGATATAGGTTTGTGCCACAGCTCCATCTCTGTGCTTCTTCTCAGCAGCTTCTGAGTTCATCCACCTAACTCCTGAAGATCAgggccgagtgtgtgtgtgtgtgcatgtgtgtgtgtgtgatacatatgTTCATAACTTTTCATATGTCTGAAGTATTTTGCAATTAGAAAACTGTTGAGCACAGATagccacagaagcaggaagaaaataagGGGAGTGGAGAATTAGGAAGGCTTCACAGAAGGGAGTGGGGTGGGCGATAATGTgacggggggtggtggtggtggttatggtTTAGGTTGTACTCCCATCCCTCTAGTTCTCTTGAGAAGTGACTTCTAGGGACAGGGAGATGTTTCAGCAGAGGAAGATGCTTCCTGTCaggcttgatgacctgagtttgatccccagaacccacaggctAAAAGGAGAGAACGGTCTCCTGAGAGTCCCCTGACCTCTCATGTGTGCTCACACTAaatagattaattttaaaaatcaacagaaactgttggggttgtttgtttgtttttaaagaagagcGTTCCatgctgggcattggtggtgcacacctttaatttcagcactcaggagggagaggtaggctgactgaggccagcctggtctttggagtgagttccaggacagccagggagggctacatagtgatatgtagccagagctacatacatacctaaaaaagaaaaaaaaatgataaaagatccctaactttttttctattaatttattctcttatatattacatcccaactgcaaTCTCCCTcttcacctcctccctccccatgcactcccctgtttctcttcagagaagggcagGCCTCCtggggatatcaaccaaatatggtATAACAACTTGCAATAAGATtaggcacctcccctcatattaaggctggacaagacaACCCAGCAGGAGGACAGGGATTCTTCTCCCTTGTTGGCCAGCCTTCtcttgtacatgtgtatacacgtgtgcCCACATtcgagcacatacacacatacacacatacctctgAACAGATGCATATGCAcgtgcatacaccacacacaacaaAACACTAATATCCCTCCTACACACAGGAGTTCCAGGTACTAATTGGCTTCCCATTAATTAGTCTCATTGTCAGCACTAAGTATCTCTTTCCCCGGGGGAGCATTCCTTCCTTAACTGAAAGGTGGAGGCAGCTGCGGCCCCAAAGCTGGGCCAGGGGAGAGATCGGGCTGTTTCACATAGAGCCTTCTAGTTCTTAGTCTTGCAGTGTTTCTTTGTagatagggtcttgctgtgtaggccAGCAATCTACAGTTGCAGTAACCTTGCCTCTGCAACATGCCCAGCTAGGACAGGGTCTATGTACCTCAGCCTGGCCTCTAATTCACTATCCTTCAGTCTCCTACCCCAACTTCCTTTAAGACAGGGattgcagccgggcggtggtggcgcacgcctttaatcccagcacttgggaggcagaggcaggtggatttctgagttcgaggccagcctggtctacagagtgagttccaggacagccagggctacagagaaaccctgtcttgaaaaaccaaaaaaaaaaaaaaagacagggattGCAGGAGTGAACAAGCACACATTTGGTCCAGGGGTCTTGATGAAAGGCCAACCATGGCATTGCGGAGGGAAAGCAAGGTTGCAGAGCAAGCAAAGGAGAACCAGCTCCCACCAgtcttgcttcttcctctttccaccCCAGGGATTACAATGGCCTTGTGAGGTGAAGGTGGCCATTTATCCCATCCCTGAAATGTTGATTTGTTTATTAACTATCTTTAATAGTTAATAAATAGGCTGGgcgcggtggcacacgcctgtagtccccagctactcgggaggctgtGAATCTGGCATTAGGAAACTTATTGAGTATATACCAAGTGCCTCTCTagtatttaattcattttagacAGAATCTCACAGGTTGTtttgaaattcactatgtagaccaggctggccctcaacTTGCTATGATCCTCtggcctttgccttccaagtactgggattacaagtgtgcaccactacacctggatttttttttaagattta
This window contains:
- the Pld2 gene encoding phospholipase D2 isoform X1 produces the protein MTVTQKNLFPYGDYLNSSQLHMEPDEVDTLREGEDPADRMHPFLDIYDLQPLKAHPLVFAPGVPVIAQVVGTERYTSGSKVGTCTLYSVRLTHGDFTWTTKKKFRHFQELHRDLQRHKVLMSLLPLARFAVAHSPAREAANEDIPSLPRGGGSEGSARHTASKQKYLENYLNRLLTMSFYRNYHAMTEFLEVSQLSFIPDLGSKGLEGVIRKRSGGHRVPGFTFCGRDQVCYRWSKRWLVVKDSFLLYMRPETGTISFVQLFDPGFEVQVGKRSTEARYGVRIDTSHRSLILKCSSYRQARWWGQEITELAQGPGRDFLQLHQHDSYAPPRPGTLARWFVNGAGYFAAVADAILRAQEEIFITDWWLSPEIYLKRPAHSDDWRLDIMLKRKAEEGVRVSILLFKEVELALSINSGYSKRTLMLLHPNIKVMRHPDLVTLWAHHEKLLVVDQAVAFLGGLDLAFGRWDDVQYRLTDLGDPSESADSRTPTPGSDPAATPDLSHNQFWLGKDYSNLITKDWVHLDRPFEDFIDRETTPRMPWRDVGVVVHGVAARDLARHFIQRWNFTKTTKARYKIPVYPYLLPKSTSTANHLPFIIPGGQCATVQVLRSVDRWSAGTLENSILNAYLHTIRESQHFLYIENQFFISCSDGRTVLNKVGDEIVDRILKAHEQGQCFRVYLLLPLLPGFEGDISTGGGNSIQAILHFTYRTLCRGEYSILHRLKAAMGTAWRDYMSICGLRTHGELGGHPISELIYIHSKMLIADDRTVIIGSANINDRSLLGKRDSELAILIEDTEMESSLMDGVEYQAGRFALSLRKHCFSVILGADARPDLDLRDPVCDDFFQLWQETAENNATIYEQIFRCLPSNATRSLRALREYVAVESLATVSPSLAQSELAHIQGHLVHFPLKFLEDESLLPPLGSKEGMIPLEVWT